From the genome of Miscanthus floridulus cultivar M001 chromosome 10, ASM1932011v1, whole genome shotgun sequence, one region includes:
- the LOC136486411 gene encoding disease resistance protein RGA5-like isoform X2, with translation MEEQAMSSSLGAMGSLLGKLHAQIVSPEIQLPKSLKEGIEHLTQDLEEINRLLVNLSTVEGPNSMVKRWMNEVRELSYDMEDYIDITMSSDMVSNRGMNKEILSVVTKFRTLVRQARERHERYELQRWASNPSYMVDAQDQLPSSFNGKATGLVGISEARGELIKWLSNADEAQGRLKVVSILGPAGVGKSTLAQVVYREIGRQFERRAFVRASRVPDTRRLLRSMISQVRRQQRLPCGLAVQELVDNLRTHLQQKRYFIIIDGLWETISWDIIRRAFPEGTQGSRILITTDIEEVALECCDYLTNASVNWAPELDSDSHFLAQVGILKMEPLSTDDSMELFFNKVGCKTELSEHLKKYAEEIITKCSGLPQAIIIIASVLASQPKNSERWSHIKEFLSSRNNISSEDLLREIIGLIYYTLSEQVKTCLLYLSLYHEGYTFMKVDLMKQWTAEGFITPVAGKDINEVAECYFDELVGRGLVQPNLNFSDEVMFYTVHSTIFEVIKHKSIEENFTTVIDYSGTIPKLFAKVRRLSLSFSNAKYAAKPDGFTLSPVRSLTFYGLVECLPSIMEFKLLRVLILQFWGDRKEFDLSGIFVLCQLRYVRITTDIVIKLPVRMQGLKNLETLEIYASLLTVPSDIVHLPKLLHLHLQGDIKLPDYVGQLKSLRTLQSFDLSSNSEDNVKSLSEMANLRDLHITCSTTSSDRLNRNLVTLASSIGKHESLKSLTLAPGVSCPSIFTDCSSIVSSPPVFLEKFELLPPICIFSRLPEWFGQLQKLCVLKIAVRELRRDDLNRIAGLQELTVLSLDVRQPTAESIIFNSVSFPFLKYLKLRCSVLRLAFQAEAIPNLRRLKLEFNAHSREQYSDMLAGIDHLLSLQEINVRIGVAPGAQDFDKMAAESVFKDIISKHLRHLRFNVQRADFIEEDQIPQAPGLATTSSHSDGLLYMPTTVDVTRQSSEIEVVPVPQVSPLNDDNVTSDRDIQTNLNQAGYGQQTLQQQFTVACSSCQSTFHTTCTALYRHRHDEHAENRKQIG, from the exons ATGGAAGAGCAGGCGATGAGTTCATCCTTGGGAGCCATGGGATCCCTTCTTGGGAAGCTCCATGCTCAGATTGTCTCTCCGGAGATTCAGCTGCCAAAATCACTGAAGGAAGGAATCGAACACCTGACACAAGATCTAGAAGAAATAAACAGATTGCTGGTGAATCTGTCAACGGTGGAAGGTCCCAACTCCATGGTCAAGCGCTGGATGAACGAGGTGCGCGAGCTGTCCTACGACATGGAGGATTACATCGACATCACGATGAGCTCCGACATGGTGTCCAACCGCGGTATGAACAAAGAGATCCTCTCCGTGGTCACAAAATTTAGGACTCTTGTGAGGCAGGCCCGTGAGCGGCACGAGAGGTACGAGCTTCAGCGTTGGGCATCGAATCCTAGCTACATGGTGGATGCGCAAGACCAGCTTCCATCGTCTTTCAACGGGAAGGCTACAGGCCTCGTCGGCATCAGTGAAGCAAGGGGCGAACTCATCAAGTGGCTCAGTAACGCCGACGAGGCCCAAGGGCGGCTGAAAGTAGTATCCATTCTTGGACCTGCTGGAGTTGGTAAGAGTACGCTTGCTCAAGTAGTGTATCGTGAAATTGGAAGGCAGTTCGAGCGTCGAGCCTTTGTGCGGGCGTCAAGAGTTCCTGATACACGGAGGCTTCTCCGGAGCATGATCTCTCAAGTCCGGCGCCAGCAACGGCTCCCTTGTGGTCTCGCCGTGCAAGAGCTCGTAGACAACCTTAGAACACATCTTCAACAGAAGAG GTATTTCATTATAATTGATGGTTTATGGGAAACAATTTCTTGGGATATTATTAGAAGGGCTTTTCCGGAGGGTACTCAAGGTAGTAGAATATTAATAACGACGGATATTGAAGAAGTTGCTCTGGAGTGCTGTGATTATCTAACTAATGCAAGTGTTAATTGGGCACCTGAGTTGGATTCGGACTCTCATTTCCTTGCTCAAGTAGGCATTTTAAAGATGGAGCCACTGAGCACAGATGACTCCATGGAATTGTTCTTTAACAAAGTAGGCTGCAAGACTGAATTATCTGAACACCTGAAGAAATATGCAGAAGAGATCATAACAAAATGCAGTGGTTTGCCACAAGCAATCATTATCATAGCTAGTGTTTTGGCAAGTCAACCAAAAAACTCAGAGCGGTGGTCCCATATTAAGGAATTCTTATCTTCCAGAAATAATATATCTTCGGAAGACTTGTTAAGAGAAATAATAGGACTCATCTATTATACTCTTTCGGAACAAGTGAAGACATGTCTACTATATCTTAGTTTGTATCATGAAGGGTACACATTCATGAAggttgatttgatgaagcaatgGACCGCCGAAGGTTTTATCACTCCAGTGGCAGGTAAAGATATTAACGAAGTTGCAGAGTGCTATTTTGATGAGCTTGTTGGCAGGGGACTTGTACAGCCTAATCTCAATTTCTCAGATGAGGTGATGTTCTATACAGTGCACTCCACTATCTTTGAAGTTATTAAGCACAAGTCCATAGAAGAGAATTTCACCACTGTAATAGACTACTCCGGAACTATTCCAAAGCTTTTTGCAAAGGTTCGCCGACTGTCTCTCAGCTTCAGCAATGCTAAATATGCAGCCAAACCTGATGGCTTCACACTATCACCAGTTCGATCACTCACATTTTATGGACTTGTTGAGTGTCTGCCTTCCATTATGGAGTTTAAGCTCCTTCGAGTTTTAATCCTTCAATTTTGGGGCGATCGAAAAGAGTTCGACCTGAGTGGAATTTTTGTATTATGTCAGCTGAGATATGTGCGGATTACAACTGATATTGTCATAAAGCTACCGGTCCGTATGCAAGGACTAAAAAATTTGGAAACACTGGAAATATATGCAAGTTTATTGACAGTTCCATCAGATATTGTCCATCTCCCGAAACTGCTGCATCTCCACCTTCAAGGTGATATAAAGCTGCCCGATTATGTTGGCCAACTGAAATCCCTACGAACATTGCAGAGTTTTGACTTGAGCAGCAACTCTGAAGACAATGTAAAGAGCCTTAGTGAGATGGCGAACCTGCGTGATCTTCATATAACCTGTTCTACAACATCGTCTGATCGTCTGAACAGAAACTTGGTAACTCTGGCTTCTTCGATTGGGAAACATGAAAGCCTAAAATCTCTTACTCTTGCTCCAGGTGTTTCATGCCCGAGCATTTTCACGGACTGCTCCAGTATAGTATCTTCTCCACCTGTTTTTCTTGAGAAATTCGAGTTGTTGCCACCCATTTGCATATTTTCAAGACTTCCTGAATGGTTTGGACAGCTCCAAAAGCTATGTGTTCTGAAAATTGCTGTTAGGGAACTGAGGAGGGATGATCTTAACAGAATTGCTGGATTACAGGAACTCACTGTTCTCTCGTTGGACGTCAGGCAACCAACTGCAGAAAGCATTATCTTCAACAGCGTGTCGTTCCCATTTCTGAAATATCTCAAATTAAGATGTTCCGTCCTACGCCTTGCATTTCAGGCAGAAGCAATTCCAAACCTCCGGAGGCTCAAGCTAGAATTCAATGCCCACAGTCGAGAGCAGTACAGTGATATGCTTGCCGGCATTGATCACTTGTTAAGCCTCCAAGAGATTAATGTACGAATTGGGGTAGCTCCTGGTGCACAGGACTTTGACAAGATGGCAGCAGAATCTGTATTCAAGGACATCATTAGCAAGCATTTGAGGCATCTGAGATTCAACGTACAAAGGGCTGATTTCATTGAGGAAGATCA GATTCCCCAAGCTCCTGGTTTAGCTACAACTTCATCTCATTCAG ATGGCCTACTTTATATGCCTACTACGGTGGATGTCACCAGACAATCGAGTGAGATAGAAGTGGTTCCGGTCCCACAAGTGTCCCCACTCAATGATGACAATGTGACAAGTGATCGAGACATACAAACAAACCTG AATCAGGCAGGGTACGGTCAGCAGACCTTGCAGCAGCAGTTTACTGTTGCCTGCAGCTCCTGCCAATCCACATTCCACACCACATGTACTGCTCTGTACAGACATAGGCACGATGAACATGCTGAGAACAGGAAGCAGATTGGCTGA
- the LOC136486411 gene encoding disease resistance protein RGA5-like isoform X1, whose protein sequence is MEEQAMSSSLGAMGSLLGKLHAQIVSPEIQLPKSLKEGIEHLTQDLEEINRLLVNLSTVEGPNSMVKRWMNEVRELSYDMEDYIDITMSSDMVSNRGMNKEILSVVTKFRTLVRQARERHERYELQRWASNPSYMVDAQDQLPSSFNGKATGLVGISEARGELIKWLSNADEAQGRLKVVSILGPAGVGKSTLAQVVYREIGRQFERRAFVRASRVPDTRRLLRSMISQVRRQQRLPCGLAVQELVDNLRTHLQQKRYFIIIDGLWETISWDIIRRAFPEGTQGSRILITTDIEEVALECCDYLTNASVNWAPELDSDSHFLAQVGILKMEPLSTDDSMELFFNKVGCKTELSEHLKKYAEEIITKCSGLPQAIIIIASVLASQPKNSERWSHIKEFLSSRNNISSEDLLREIIGLIYYTLSEQVKTCLLYLSLYHEGYTFMKVDLMKQWTAEGFITPVAGKDINEVAECYFDELVGRGLVQPNLNFSDEVMFYTVHSTIFEVIKHKSIEENFTTVIDYSGTIPKLFAKVRRLSLSFSNAKYAAKPDGFTLSPVRSLTFYGLVECLPSIMEFKLLRVLILQFWGDRKEFDLSGIFVLCQLRYVRITTDIVIKLPVRMQGLKNLETLEIYASLLTVPSDIVHLPKLLHLHLQGDIKLPDYVGQLKSLRTLQSFDLSSNSEDNVKSLSEMANLRDLHITCSTTSSDRLNRNLVTLASSIGKHESLKSLTLAPGVSCPSIFTDCSSIVSSPPVFLEKFELLPPICIFSRLPEWFGQLQKLCVLKIAVRELRRDDLNRIAGLQELTVLSLDVRQPTAESIIFNSVSFPFLKYLKLRCSVLRLAFQAEAIPNLRRLKLEFNAHSREQYSDMLAGIDHLLSLQEINVRIGVAPGAQDFDKMAAESVFKDIISKHLRHLRFNVQRADFIEEDQIPQAPGLATTSSHSDGLLYMPTTVDVTRQSSEIEVVPVPQVSPLNDDNVTSDRDIQTNLHQGVPKFGDARKDKSPSWERRDSSEENHGTATTPGRSKMRSSCRRDEMRGSVLPTGEGFTGIFTKVRKEKRSDDGSFEFARIRKHESSGCSCFSCFRNR, encoded by the exons ATGGAAGAGCAGGCGATGAGTTCATCCTTGGGAGCCATGGGATCCCTTCTTGGGAAGCTCCATGCTCAGATTGTCTCTCCGGAGATTCAGCTGCCAAAATCACTGAAGGAAGGAATCGAACACCTGACACAAGATCTAGAAGAAATAAACAGATTGCTGGTGAATCTGTCAACGGTGGAAGGTCCCAACTCCATGGTCAAGCGCTGGATGAACGAGGTGCGCGAGCTGTCCTACGACATGGAGGATTACATCGACATCACGATGAGCTCCGACATGGTGTCCAACCGCGGTATGAACAAAGAGATCCTCTCCGTGGTCACAAAATTTAGGACTCTTGTGAGGCAGGCCCGTGAGCGGCACGAGAGGTACGAGCTTCAGCGTTGGGCATCGAATCCTAGCTACATGGTGGATGCGCAAGACCAGCTTCCATCGTCTTTCAACGGGAAGGCTACAGGCCTCGTCGGCATCAGTGAAGCAAGGGGCGAACTCATCAAGTGGCTCAGTAACGCCGACGAGGCCCAAGGGCGGCTGAAAGTAGTATCCATTCTTGGACCTGCTGGAGTTGGTAAGAGTACGCTTGCTCAAGTAGTGTATCGTGAAATTGGAAGGCAGTTCGAGCGTCGAGCCTTTGTGCGGGCGTCAAGAGTTCCTGATACACGGAGGCTTCTCCGGAGCATGATCTCTCAAGTCCGGCGCCAGCAACGGCTCCCTTGTGGTCTCGCCGTGCAAGAGCTCGTAGACAACCTTAGAACACATCTTCAACAGAAGAG GTATTTCATTATAATTGATGGTTTATGGGAAACAATTTCTTGGGATATTATTAGAAGGGCTTTTCCGGAGGGTACTCAAGGTAGTAGAATATTAATAACGACGGATATTGAAGAAGTTGCTCTGGAGTGCTGTGATTATCTAACTAATGCAAGTGTTAATTGGGCACCTGAGTTGGATTCGGACTCTCATTTCCTTGCTCAAGTAGGCATTTTAAAGATGGAGCCACTGAGCACAGATGACTCCATGGAATTGTTCTTTAACAAAGTAGGCTGCAAGACTGAATTATCTGAACACCTGAAGAAATATGCAGAAGAGATCATAACAAAATGCAGTGGTTTGCCACAAGCAATCATTATCATAGCTAGTGTTTTGGCAAGTCAACCAAAAAACTCAGAGCGGTGGTCCCATATTAAGGAATTCTTATCTTCCAGAAATAATATATCTTCGGAAGACTTGTTAAGAGAAATAATAGGACTCATCTATTATACTCTTTCGGAACAAGTGAAGACATGTCTACTATATCTTAGTTTGTATCATGAAGGGTACACATTCATGAAggttgatttgatgaagcaatgGACCGCCGAAGGTTTTATCACTCCAGTGGCAGGTAAAGATATTAACGAAGTTGCAGAGTGCTATTTTGATGAGCTTGTTGGCAGGGGACTTGTACAGCCTAATCTCAATTTCTCAGATGAGGTGATGTTCTATACAGTGCACTCCACTATCTTTGAAGTTATTAAGCACAAGTCCATAGAAGAGAATTTCACCACTGTAATAGACTACTCCGGAACTATTCCAAAGCTTTTTGCAAAGGTTCGCCGACTGTCTCTCAGCTTCAGCAATGCTAAATATGCAGCCAAACCTGATGGCTTCACACTATCACCAGTTCGATCACTCACATTTTATGGACTTGTTGAGTGTCTGCCTTCCATTATGGAGTTTAAGCTCCTTCGAGTTTTAATCCTTCAATTTTGGGGCGATCGAAAAGAGTTCGACCTGAGTGGAATTTTTGTATTATGTCAGCTGAGATATGTGCGGATTACAACTGATATTGTCATAAAGCTACCGGTCCGTATGCAAGGACTAAAAAATTTGGAAACACTGGAAATATATGCAAGTTTATTGACAGTTCCATCAGATATTGTCCATCTCCCGAAACTGCTGCATCTCCACCTTCAAGGTGATATAAAGCTGCCCGATTATGTTGGCCAACTGAAATCCCTACGAACATTGCAGAGTTTTGACTTGAGCAGCAACTCTGAAGACAATGTAAAGAGCCTTAGTGAGATGGCGAACCTGCGTGATCTTCATATAACCTGTTCTACAACATCGTCTGATCGTCTGAACAGAAACTTGGTAACTCTGGCTTCTTCGATTGGGAAACATGAAAGCCTAAAATCTCTTACTCTTGCTCCAGGTGTTTCATGCCCGAGCATTTTCACGGACTGCTCCAGTATAGTATCTTCTCCACCTGTTTTTCTTGAGAAATTCGAGTTGTTGCCACCCATTTGCATATTTTCAAGACTTCCTGAATGGTTTGGACAGCTCCAAAAGCTATGTGTTCTGAAAATTGCTGTTAGGGAACTGAGGAGGGATGATCTTAACAGAATTGCTGGATTACAGGAACTCACTGTTCTCTCGTTGGACGTCAGGCAACCAACTGCAGAAAGCATTATCTTCAACAGCGTGTCGTTCCCATTTCTGAAATATCTCAAATTAAGATGTTCCGTCCTACGCCTTGCATTTCAGGCAGAAGCAATTCCAAACCTCCGGAGGCTCAAGCTAGAATTCAATGCCCACAGTCGAGAGCAGTACAGTGATATGCTTGCCGGCATTGATCACTTGTTAAGCCTCCAAGAGATTAATGTACGAATTGGGGTAGCTCCTGGTGCACAGGACTTTGACAAGATGGCAGCAGAATCTGTATTCAAGGACATCATTAGCAAGCATTTGAGGCATCTGAGATTCAACGTACAAAGGGCTGATTTCATTGAGGAAGATCA GATTCCCCAAGCTCCTGGTTTAGCTACAACTTCATCTCATTCAG ATGGCCTACTTTATATGCCTACTACGGTGGATGTCACCAGACAATCGAGTGAGATAGAAGTGGTTCCGGTCCCACAAGTGTCCCCACTCAATGATGACAATGTGACAAGTGATCGAGACATACAAACAAACCTG
- the LOC136488298 gene encoding uncharacterized protein — MAQDFLRPTDPNFCNVHKRIRNDKRAYPHFKDCIGALDGTHIRVSLSPEEQVRYIGKTGIATQNVLAVCDFDMHLTYVAAGQPGSLHDTSVLYHALEANVDVFPHPPQGKYYVVDAGYPNHPRYLAPYKGERYHLPEWHRGMEPNTPKEKFNHIHSSVRNVIERSFGVLKMKWQILYKMPGYSMVTQKKIVAATMVLHNFIREHASVDVDFANFDRDPTYMPTILERYDKYAVSQHASDGSTSESSFVTMDTFRDNMATSIALAWN, encoded by the exons ATGGCACAAGATTTCTTGAGACCAACAGATCCTAATTTTTGCAATGTGCACAAGAGGATTAGGAATGACAAGAGAGCATATCCACATTTTAAGGATTGCATTGGTGCACTTGATGGAACCCATATTCGTGTGTCTTTATCACCTGAAGAACAAGTGAGATATATTGGTAAGACTGGAATTGCAACTCAAAATGTGCTTGCCGTTTGTGATTTTGATATGCACCTCACGTATGTGGCTGCGGGTCAACCGGGTTCTTTGCATGACACTAGTGTATTGTACCATGCATTGGAAGCAAATGTAGATGTCTTCCCACATCCTCCTCAAG GCAAGTACTATGTTGTAGATGCGGGCTATCCTAATCATCCGAGGTACCTAGCTCCATACAAGGGTGAAAGATACCACTTACCCGAGTGGCATCGAGGTATGGAACCAAATACTCCAAAAGAGAAGTTCAACCATATACACTCATCTGTTCGTAATGTTATTGAGCGCTCATTTGGAGTATTAAAAATGAAATGGCAAATCCTTTACAAGATGCCTGGTTATTCAATGGTCACACAAAAGAAGATTGTAGCCGCTACCATGGTCCTACACAATTTCATACGTGAACATGCTAGTGTTGATGTGGACTTTGCTAATTTTGATAGAGATCCTACCTACATGCCTACTATTCTAGAAAGGTACGACAAGTATGCCGTGTCTCAACATGCCTCCGATGGATCAACTTCAGAATCAAGCTTTGTGACTATGGACACCTTTCGTGATAATATGGCTACATCCATCGCCCTAGCATGGAATTAG